The Streptomyces sp. NBC_01268 genome window below encodes:
- a CDS encoding alpha-ketoacid dehydrogenase subunit beta codes for MTTHTTARPAAKAAAKPATMAQALQRAMRDAMAEDPTVHVLGEDVGTLGGVFRVTDGLAKEFGEDRCTDTPLAEAGILGTAVGMAMYGLRPVVEMQFDAFAYPAFEQLISHVSRMRNRTRGAMPMPIVVRVPYGGGIGGVEHHSDSSEAYYMATPGLHVVTPATVEDAYGLLRAAIASDDPVIFLEPKRLYWSKSDWSPEAPAAVEPIGKAVVRRRGTSATLITYGPSVPVCMEAAEAARAEGWDLEVVDLRSLVPFDDETVSASVKRTGRAVVVHESTGFGGPGGEIAARVTERCFHHLEAPVLRVAGFDIPYPPPMLERHHLPGVDRVLDAVARLQWEAGS; via the coding sequence ATGACCACCCACACGACCGCGAGGCCGGCCGCGAAGGCGGCGGCCAAGCCCGCCACCATGGCGCAGGCCCTCCAGCGGGCCATGCGCGACGCGATGGCCGAGGACCCCACGGTCCACGTCCTCGGCGAGGACGTCGGCACACTCGGCGGTGTCTTCCGGGTCACCGACGGCCTCGCCAAGGAGTTCGGCGAGGACCGCTGCACCGACACGCCGCTGGCCGAGGCGGGCATCCTCGGCACGGCCGTCGGCATGGCCATGTACGGGCTGCGGCCGGTCGTGGAGATGCAGTTCGACGCGTTCGCCTACCCGGCGTTCGAGCAGCTCATCAGCCATGTCTCCCGGATGCGCAACCGCACCCGCGGCGCCATGCCGATGCCGATCGTGGTCCGGGTGCCGTACGGCGGCGGGATCGGCGGGGTCGAGCACCACAGCGACTCCTCCGAGGCCTACTACATGGCGACTCCTGGCCTCCACGTCGTCACCCCGGCGACGGTCGAGGACGCCTACGGGCTGCTGCGTGCCGCGATCGCCTCCGACGACCCGGTGATCTTCCTGGAGCCCAAGCGGCTCTACTGGTCGAAGTCCGACTGGTCCCCCGAGGCGCCCGCCGCGGTGGAGCCGATCGGCAAGGCGGTGGTGCGCCGCCGCGGCACCAGCGCCACCCTCATCACCTACGGCCCCTCCGTGCCGGTCTGCATGGAGGCCGCCGAGGCCGCCCGGGCCGAGGGCTGGGACCTGGAGGTCGTCGACCTGCGCTCGCTCGTGCCGTTCGACGACGAGACCGTCAGCGCCTCCGTGAAGCGCACCGGCCGCGCGGTCGTCGTGCACGAGTCCACCGGCTTCGGCGGGCCCGGCGGCGAGATCGCCGCCCGGGTCACCGAGCGCTGCTTCCACCACCTGGAGGCGCCGGTGCTGCGGGTCGCGGGCTTCGACATCCCGTACCCGCCGCCGATGCTGGAGCGCCACCACCTGCCCGGCGTGGACCGGGTCCTGGACGCAGTCGCCCGGCTCCAGTGGGAGGCGGGGAGCTGA
- a CDS encoding Lrp/AsnC family transcriptional regulator, whose product MADEQMADIEERTVDELLNAPPGAAPSTGAPAGPGGSPAGPAIVSPMPPARPLDAIDRDILRLLQADGRASVRSVAERVHVSRANAYARINRLIDDGVIRGFSARVNHERAGHGASAYITLKIVQNSWRTVREQLQALPGAAHIALVSGDFDVLLLVHTPDNRTLRELVLTRLQSIPEVLSTRTLLVFEETDLDPDPEQRG is encoded by the coding sequence ATGGCGGATGAACAAATGGCCGACATCGAGGAGCGCACCGTCGACGAGCTCCTGAACGCGCCCCCCGGCGCCGCCCCCTCGACGGGCGCTCCGGCGGGCCCTGGAGGATCTCCGGCGGGCCCTGCCATCGTCTCCCCGATGCCGCCGGCCCGCCCGCTGGACGCGATCGACCGGGACATCCTGCGGCTGCTCCAGGCGGACGGGCGCGCCTCGGTCCGCTCGGTGGCCGAGCGGGTCCACGTCTCGCGCGCCAACGCGTACGCTCGGATCAACCGGCTCATCGACGACGGGGTGATCCGCGGCTTCAGCGCCCGCGTCAACCACGAGCGGGCGGGGCACGGCGCCTCCGCGTACATCACGCTCAAGATCGTCCAGAACTCGTGGCGCACCGTGCGCGAGCAGCTCCAGGCCCTGCCGGGGGCCGCGCACATCGCGCTGGTCAGCGGCGACTTCGACGTCCTGCTACTGGTCCACACCCCGGACAACCGCACCCTGCGGGAGCTGGTGCTCACCCGCCTCCAGTCGATCCCGGAGGTGCTCTCCACCCGCACCCTGCTGGTCTTCGAGGAGACCGACCTCGACCCGGACCCGGAACAGCGGGGCTGA
- a CDS encoding dihydrolipoamide acetyltransferase family protein, with translation MAQVLEFKLPDLGEGLTEAEIVRWLVNVGDVVAIDQPVVEVETAKAMVEVPCPYGGVVTARFGEEGTELPVGAPLLTVAVGGAEGVAAVGPDALAGVGAAGSATADAESAESSEYSGNVLVGYGTAGPAARRRRVRRESPTVAPVVAPVAAVPAAPTGPVPVISPLVRKLARDEGLDLREVQGSGPDGLILRADVETALAVRSRPAAPAPVAAAVAPAAGERIPLRGVRGAVADKLSRSRTEIPDATCWVDADATELMAARAAMNAAGGPKISVLALLARICAHALARFPELNSTVDTAAREIVRLPSVHLGFAAQTERGLVVPVVKEAGGRTAESLTAEFARLTESARQGTLTPADLTGGTFTLNNYGVFGVDGSTPIINHPEAAMLGVGRIVPKPWVHQGELAVRQVVQLSLTFDHRVCDGGTAGGFLRYVADCVENPAVLLRTL, from the coding sequence ATGGCCCAGGTGCTCGAATTCAAGCTGCCCGACCTCGGCGAGGGCCTCACCGAGGCCGAGATCGTGCGCTGGCTGGTGAACGTCGGGGACGTCGTCGCCATCGACCAGCCCGTCGTCGAGGTCGAGACGGCCAAGGCGATGGTGGAGGTGCCCTGCCCGTACGGGGGCGTGGTCACCGCCCGCTTCGGCGAGGAAGGCACGGAACTGCCGGTCGGCGCGCCGCTCCTGACGGTCGCGGTCGGCGGCGCGGAGGGTGTCGCGGCGGTCGGTCCCGACGCGCTCGCGGGCGTCGGCGCCGCCGGGTCCGCCACGGCGGACGCCGAGTCGGCCGAGTCCTCGGAGTACTCCGGCAACGTGCTCGTCGGCTACGGCACGGCCGGGCCCGCGGCGCGACGCCGCCGGGTCCGCCGGGAGTCGCCCACCGTGGCGCCCGTCGTGGCGCCGGTCGCCGCGGTGCCCGCCGCGCCCACGGGGCCCGTGCCCGTCATCTCCCCGCTGGTGCGCAAGCTGGCCCGGGACGAGGGGCTCGACCTGCGGGAGGTCCAGGGCTCCGGGCCCGACGGGCTGATCCTGCGCGCGGACGTCGAGACCGCCCTCGCCGTACGGTCCCGGCCCGCCGCCCCGGCCCCCGTGGCCGCCGCCGTCGCGCCAGCCGCCGGTGAGCGGATACCGCTGCGCGGAGTGCGCGGCGCGGTGGCCGACAAGCTGTCCCGCAGCCGTACGGAGATCCCCGACGCGACCTGCTGGGTCGACGCCGACGCCACCGAGCTCATGGCCGCGCGCGCTGCCATGAACGCGGCCGGCGGGCCGAAGATCTCCGTGCTCGCGCTGCTCGCCCGGATCTGCGCCCACGCCCTGGCGCGCTTCCCGGAGCTCAACTCCACGGTGGACACGGCCGCGCGGGAGATCGTCCGGCTGCCTTCCGTGCACCTGGGCTTCGCCGCCCAGACCGAACGCGGGCTGGTCGTCCCCGTCGTCAAGGAGGCCGGCGGGCGCACCGCCGAGTCGCTCACCGCCGAGTTCGCCCGGCTGACGGAGTCGGCGCGCCAGGGGACGCTCACCCCGGCGGACCTGACCGGCGGCACGTTCACCCTGAACAACTACGGGGTGTTCGGCGTCGACGGCTCCACGCCGATCATCAACCACCCCGAGGCGGCCATGCTCGGCGTGGGGCGGATCGTTCCCAAGCCGTGGGTGCACCAGGGCGAGTTGGCGGTACGTCAGGTGGTGCAGCTGTCGCTGACCTTCGACCACCGGGTCTGCGACGGAGGGACGGCCGGCGGCTTCCTCCGCTACGTCGCCGACTGCGTCGAGAATCCGGCGGTGCTACTGCGCACGCTGTGA
- the pdhA gene encoding pyruvate dehydrogenase (acetyl-transferring) E1 component subunit alpha: MDSLQQRSSTVQEPPGAALAYRPTPPPAWQPRTDPAPLLPDAEPLRVLGTDAVADADPELLRRLYAELVRGRRYNAQATALTKQGRLAVYPSTTGQEACEVAAALALEERDWLFPSYRDTLAAVARGLDPVQALTLLRGDWHTGYDPHEHRIAPLCTPLATQLPHAVGLAHAARLKGDDVVALAMVGDGGTSEGDFHEALNFAAVWQAPVVFFVQNNGFAISVPLAKQTAAPSLAHKAVGYGMPGRLVDGNDAVAVHQVLTEAVTRARRGGGPTLVEAITYRIDAHTNADDATRYRGDSEVETWRAHDPILLLERELTERGLLDEDGRREAAEAAETMAAALRERMNADPVLDPMDLFAHVYAEKTAQLREQAEQLRAELDAESEAG, from the coding sequence GTGGACTCGTTGCAACAGCGCAGTTCGACAGTCCAAGAGCCCCCCGGTGCCGCACTCGCCTACCGGCCCACCCCGCCGCCCGCCTGGCAGCCGCGTACCGACCCCGCCCCGCTGCTGCCGGACGCCGAGCCGCTGCGCGTGCTCGGCACCGACGCCGTGGCCGACGCCGACCCGGAGCTGCTGCGCCGCCTCTACGCGGAGCTCGTGCGCGGCCGCCGGTACAACGCGCAGGCGACCGCCCTCACCAAGCAGGGCCGCCTCGCCGTGTACCCCTCCACGACGGGCCAGGAGGCCTGCGAGGTGGCCGCCGCGCTGGCCCTCGAGGAGCGGGACTGGCTCTTCCCCTCGTACCGCGACACGCTCGCCGCCGTGGCCCGCGGGCTCGACCCCGTCCAGGCGCTGACCCTGCTGCGCGGCGACTGGCACACCGGATACGACCCGCACGAGCACCGCATAGCCCCGCTGTGCACCCCGCTCGCCACCCAGCTCCCGCACGCGGTGGGCCTGGCCCACGCCGCCCGGCTGAAGGGCGACGACGTGGTCGCGCTCGCCATGGTCGGCGACGGCGGCACCAGCGAGGGCGACTTCCACGAGGCGCTGAACTTCGCCGCCGTGTGGCAGGCCCCGGTGGTCTTCTTCGTGCAGAACAACGGCTTCGCGATCTCCGTGCCGCTGGCCAAGCAGACCGCGGCCCCCTCCCTGGCCCACAAGGCCGTCGGCTACGGCATGCCGGGCCGGCTCGTCGACGGCAACGACGCCGTCGCCGTCCACCAGGTGCTCACCGAGGCCGTCACCCGCGCCCGGCGCGGCGGCGGGCCCACCCTCGTCGAGGCCATCACCTACCGGATCGACGCCCACACCAACGCCGACGACGCCACCCGCTACCGCGGCGACAGCGAGGTCGAGACCTGGCGGGCGCACGACCCGATCCTGCTCCTGGAGCGGGAGCTGACCGAGCGCGGCCTCCTCGACGAGGACGGCCGACGCGAGGCGGCCGAGGCCGCCGAGACGATGGCGGCGGCACTCCGCGAGCGGATGAACGCCGACCCCGTGCTCGACCCGATGGACCTGTTCGCCCATGTGTACGCCGAGAAGACCGCGCAGCTGCGCGAGCAGGCGGAGCAGCTGCGGGCGGAGCTCGACGCCGAGAGCGAGGCGGGATGA
- a CDS encoding DUF6457 domain-containing protein: MTTAYDAIVLAGGAARRLGGADKPGVRVGGRSLLDRVLTGCRGAGTTVVVADRRATARPVEWAREDPPGGGPLAALDAGLRRLAHAAPSAYAAPSAYAAPSAYAAPSAHAAPSDPVVLLLSADLPFFGADTARRLVDALVSEPGAEAAVLVDGEGREQPLVAAYRVRALRREIAGAVAERGGLAGLPLRLVTGKLPLVRVAAQDGASFDCDTWGDIATARARIREHGNVLDEWITAVKDELGIDLDVDTGLLLDLARDAAHGVARPAAPLTTFLVGYAAAKAGAEAGPEAVAEAARKAAALAQRWAAEQDEAG; encoded by the coding sequence ATGACGACCGCGTACGACGCCATCGTGCTCGCCGGCGGTGCCGCCCGGCGCCTCGGCGGGGCCGACAAGCCAGGGGTCCGGGTCGGCGGCCGGAGCCTGCTCGACCGGGTCCTGACGGGCTGCCGCGGCGCCGGGACGACCGTGGTCGTCGCCGACCGCCGGGCCACCGCGCGCCCCGTGGAATGGGCCAGGGAGGACCCGCCGGGCGGCGGCCCCCTCGCCGCCCTCGACGCCGGCCTGCGCCGCCTCGCCCACGCCGCGCCCTCCGCCTACGCAGCGCCCTCCGCCTACGCAGCGCCCTCCGCCTACGCCGCCCCCTCCGCCCACGCGGCGCCCTCCGATCCCGTCGTCCTCCTCCTCTCCGCCGACCTCCCCTTCTTCGGCGCCGACACCGCGCGGCGGCTCGTGGACGCGCTCGTCTCCGAGCCCGGGGCCGAAGCGGCCGTGCTGGTCGACGGGGAGGGGCGGGAGCAGCCGTTGGTGGCGGCTTATCGGGTCCGGGCGCTGCGGCGGGAGATCGCGGGGGCCGTCGCCGAGCGCGGCGGGCTCGCGGGGCTTCCGCTGCGGCTCGTCACCGGGAAGCTGCCCCTCGTGCGGGTCGCGGCGCAGGACGGCGCCTCCTTCGACTGCGACACCTGGGGGGACATCGCCACCGCCCGGGCGCGGATCAGGGAGCATGGGAACGTGCTGGACGAATGGATCACCGCAGTCAAGGACGAACTGGGCATCGACCTGGACGTCGACACAGGCCTCCTGCTCGACCTCGCCCGGGACGCCGCCCACGGCGTCGCCCGGCCCGCCGCGCCGCTGACCACGTTCCTGGTCGGGTACGCGGCGGCCAAGGCCGGTGCCGAGGCAGGGCCCGAGGCCGTGGCGGAGGCCGCCCGCAAGGCGGCCGCGCTGGCCCAGCGCTGGGCCGCCGAGCAGGACGAAGCCGGATGA
- a CDS encoding TetR/AcrR family transcriptional regulator has translation MTTARRDTYTPDTLLSVAVRVFNERGYDGTSMEHLSKAAGISKSSIYHHVAGKEELLRRAVSRALDGLFAVLDEPGAGRGRAVERVEYVTRRTVEVLIEELPYVTLLLRVRGNTKTERWAMERRREFDHRLADLLKAAAADGDLRADLDIRLATRLLFGMINSLVEWYRPHPDAPAEDDQLAETVVRMAFGGLRTAR, from the coding sequence ATGACCACCGCGCGACGCGACACGTACACCCCCGACACGCTGCTCTCCGTCGCCGTGCGCGTCTTCAACGAGCGCGGCTACGACGGCACCTCCATGGAGCACCTGTCCAAGGCGGCCGGGATCTCCAAGTCCTCGATCTACCACCACGTGGCGGGCAAGGAGGAGCTGCTGCGGCGTGCCGTCAGCCGGGCGCTCGACGGGCTCTTCGCGGTGCTCGACGAGCCGGGCGCGGGCCGCGGCCGCGCCGTCGAGCGGGTCGAGTACGTGACCCGGCGCACCGTGGAGGTGCTGATCGAGGAGCTCCCGTACGTGACGCTGCTGCTGCGGGTGCGGGGCAACACGAAGACCGAGCGGTGGGCGATGGAGCGCCGCCGCGAGTTCGACCACCGGCTGGCCGACCTCCTCAAGGCGGCGGCCGCCGACGGCGACCTCAGGGCCGACCTGGACATCCGGCTCGCCACCAGGCTGCTCTTCGGCATGATCAACTCGCTGGTGGAGTGGTACCGGCCGCACCCGGACGCCCCGGCGGAGGACGATCAGCTGGCGGAGACCGTCGTGCGCATGGCCTTCGGAGGGCTGCGTACGGCCCGCTGA
- a CDS encoding 3-hydroxyacyl-CoA dehydrogenase, which translates to MTANTTVQGSDAVSADGAGPIDPSRTVAVVGTGTMGQGIAQVALLAGHPVRLYDSAPGRAEEAVTGVAARLDRLVEKGRLDAPQRDAAVARLHAAAELAELADAALVVEAIVEQLAVKQRLFADLEELVGEDTVLATNTSSLSVTAIAGGLRLPGRFVGMHFFNPAPLLPLVEVVSGFATEPAAATRAYETARSWGKTPVRCADTPGFIVNRIARPFYAEALRLYEEGAADPATIDAALRESGGFRMGPFELTDLIGQDVNEAVTRSVWESFFQDPKFTPSLAQRRLVESGRLGRKSGHGWFPYAEGAVRPEPHTAPPAKAPATVTVRGDLGPAGPLVELFEQAGITVRRKGGTGYVALPGGGRLHLADGETSFEFLNEEVVYFDLALDYARAGRIVLSTGARTSPETLEEAVGLFQALGKQVSVIGDVPGMIVARTVALLADLAADAVDRGVASAEDVDTAMRLGVNYPAGPLEWAGRIGFAGLRDLLGNLHERYPTGRYAPSLALARRGYDEEAAAAEESR; encoded by the coding sequence ATGACCGCCAACACGACCGTCCAGGGGAGCGACGCGGTGTCGGCCGACGGAGCCGGACCCATCGATCCGAGCCGTACCGTCGCCGTCGTCGGCACGGGCACCATGGGCCAGGGCATCGCCCAGGTCGCCCTCCTCGCGGGCCATCCCGTCCGCCTCTACGACAGCGCCCCGGGCCGCGCCGAGGAGGCCGTGACCGGCGTCGCGGCCCGCCTGGACCGGCTCGTCGAGAAGGGCCGGCTCGACGCGCCGCAGCGCGACGCCGCCGTCGCCCGGCTGCACGCGGCGGCCGAGCTCGCGGAGCTGGCCGACGCCGCCCTGGTCGTCGAGGCGATCGTCGAGCAGCTCGCGGTCAAGCAGCGCCTCTTCGCCGACCTGGAGGAGCTCGTCGGCGAGGACACCGTGCTCGCCACCAACACCTCCTCCCTCTCCGTCACCGCCATCGCGGGCGGCCTGCGGCTGCCCGGGCGCTTCGTCGGGATGCACTTCTTCAACCCGGCCCCGCTGCTGCCGCTCGTCGAGGTCGTCAGCGGCTTCGCCACCGAGCCGGCCGCCGCCACGCGCGCGTACGAGACGGCCAGGAGCTGGGGCAAGACGCCGGTGCGCTGCGCCGACACCCCCGGCTTCATCGTGAACCGGATCGCCCGCCCCTTCTACGCGGAGGCGCTGCGCCTCTACGAGGAGGGCGCGGCCGACCCCGCCACGATCGACGCGGCGCTGCGCGAGTCCGGCGGCTTCCGGATGGGCCCCTTCGAGCTGACCGACCTCATCGGCCAGGACGTCAACGAGGCCGTGACCCGCTCCGTATGGGAGTCCTTCTTCCAGGACCCCAAGTTCACGCCCTCGCTCGCGCAGCGCCGTCTGGTCGAGTCGGGGCGGCTGGGCCGCAAGTCGGGGCACGGCTGGTTCCCGTACGCGGAGGGCGCCGTCCGTCCCGAGCCGCACACCGCACCGCCGGCGAAGGCGCCCGCGACGGTCACCGTGCGCGGCGACCTCGGGCCCGCCGGGCCGCTCGTCGAGCTCTTCGAGCAGGCGGGGATCACCGTCCGGCGCAAGGGCGGCACCGGGTACGTCGCGCTGCCCGGCGGCGGCCGGCTGCACCTCGCGGACGGCGAGACGTCCTTCGAGTTCCTCAACGAGGAGGTCGTCTACTTCGACCTCGCCCTGGACTACGCGCGGGCGGGCAGGATCGTTCTGTCCACCGGCGCGCGCACCTCCCCCGAGACGCTGGAGGAGGCCGTCGGGCTCTTCCAGGCGCTCGGCAAGCAGGTCTCCGTGATCGGCGACGTACCGGGCATGATCGTCGCCCGCACGGTCGCGCTGCTCGCCGACCTCGCGGCCGACGCGGTCGACCGGGGCGTCGCCTCGGCGGAGGACGTCGACACCGCGATGCGGCTCGGCGTCAACTACCCGGCCGGGCCCCTGGAGTGGGCCGGCCGGATCGGTTTCGCGGGGCTGCGGGACCTGCTCGGCAACCTGCACGAGCGCTACCCCACCGGCCGTTACGCGCCCTCGCTCGCCCTCGCGCGGCGCGGCTACGACGAAGAGGCCGCAGCGGCGGAGGAGAGCCGATGA